DNA sequence from the Cytophagia bacterium CHB2 genome:
TTCTGTCACTCACATCACATGCAAACGCTTCAAAACGAACACCCAGCACCGCAGTTTTTGCAGCCGTTTCCTCCATGCTGTCCGCGCGCAAATCGATGCCGAGAATGTGTGCGCCGGCGCGCGCCAATTCCACAGCCGCGGCTTGGCCAATGCCGCGACCGGCGCCGGTAAGCAAAACCATTTTGCCGTCGAGCTTCATTGCGACCTCCCTTGACACGCCTGTTCCCCGCAAGCTATAGCCGGGCAGCGAAAACAGCAAGTAATTTTTATGGCAATACCGGACTATAATTTCATCTTGACTTCGAAGGCCCAAGAGGTCTATATTGACGCCAATGAATATGAAAACGGACAGTTTTCTGGCGGTTTTGAAAGCGCTGCACGAGCACGATGTCGAGTATATTCTGGTCGGCGGGCTGGCGGTGATTCTCCATGGCATACCACGAGTTACCGAAGATTTGGATATTTTTGTCAAAAAAGACCCGGCAAACCTTGAGAAGCTCAAGAAAGCACTGCGCACGGTCTTCAATGATGATAGCATCGACGATTTGAACGAAAGCGATCTGGTGAACTATCCCGTGGTACGTTACGGCACACCAGAGGATTATTACATCGACATCATGGATCGCATCGGCGAGGCTTTCACGTATGCAGA
Encoded proteins:
- a CDS encoding nucleotidyl transferase AbiEii/AbiGii toxin family protein; the protein is MNMKTDSFLAVLKALHEHDVEYILVGGLAVILHGIPRVTEDLDIFVKKDPANLEKLKKALRTVFNDDSIDDLNESDLVNYPVVRYGTPEDYYIDIMDRIGEAFTYADLSHETITSEGIPIKVATIETLISMKRGTIRDKDKADVILLTEKLSKRK